In Gemmatimonas sp., the following proteins share a genomic window:
- a CDS encoding N(4)-(beta-N-acetylglucosaminyl)-L-asparaginase — MPLSRRDFLERSAALAAAGFVPRLPDDFGQELGHTASAPATIPEFRGRPLVVSSSNGIKGVKVAYDKMLTGEDPLDAAIAGVNLVELDPTDQSVGLGGLPNEEGVVQLDASCMHGPTRRAGSVAAIEGIATPSLVAKAVMDYTDHVMLVGAGATKFAKAMGFKEQNLLTEQSRQDWMRWKSRLNANDAWLNHDEDIKIKFTTGTINMNAVNGAGDIGSVTTTSGMAWKVPGRIGDSPVIGAGQYCDNLVGAAGSTGRGEANIKTCASFLIVEFMRQGLTPEAACLKTLERVVAMTEARLMGPNGRPKFDLEFYALTKDGRFGGATLYSGGKFAVCDEKGARLEEMAYLFKR; from the coding sequence GTGCCTTTGTCCCGTCGCGACTTTCTCGAGCGCTCCGCTGCGCTGGCCGCAGCCGGCTTCGTTCCCCGTCTGCCCGACGACTTCGGGCAGGAACTGGGCCACACGGCGTCGGCGCCGGCCACGATCCCCGAATTCCGCGGGCGCCCGTTGGTGGTGTCGTCGTCGAACGGCATCAAGGGCGTGAAGGTCGCCTACGACAAGATGCTGACCGGCGAAGACCCGCTGGACGCCGCGATCGCCGGCGTGAATCTAGTGGAGCTCGATCCCACCGATCAGTCGGTGGGGCTGGGCGGATTGCCAAACGAGGAAGGCGTGGTCCAGCTCGATGCGTCGTGTATGCATGGCCCGACGCGCCGCGCCGGCTCGGTGGCGGCGATCGAGGGGATCGCCACGCCGTCGCTGGTGGCCAAGGCGGTCATGGACTACACCGATCACGTCATGCTGGTGGGCGCCGGTGCCACGAAGTTCGCCAAGGCGATGGGCTTCAAGGAGCAGAATCTGCTCACCGAGCAGTCGCGCCAGGACTGGATGCGCTGGAAGTCGCGATTGAACGCCAACGACGCGTGGCTCAATCACGACGAGGACATCAAGATCAAGTTCACGACGGGTACGATCAACATGAACGCCGTGAACGGCGCGGGAGACATCGGATCGGTGACCACCACCAGCGGCATGGCGTGGAAGGTGCCCGGCCGCATCGGCGACTCGCCGGTGATCGGCGCCGGGCAGTACTGCGACAACCTGGTCGGCGCCGCCGGCAGCACGGGACGCGGCGAGGCCAACATCAAGACCTGCGCGTCGTTCCTGATCGTGGAGTTCATGCGCCAGGGGCTGACGCCCGAGGCGGCCTGTCTCAAGACCCTCGAGCGGGTCGTGGCCATGACGGAAGCCCGCCTGATGGGCCCCAACGGCCGCCCCAAGTTCGATCTCGAGTTCTACGCCCTCACCAAGGACGGACGCTTCGGCGGTGCCACGCTG
- a CDS encoding Ig-like domain-containing protein, with amino-acid sequence MHSALSSSRIRFTSSLRRVRSVALTLAVAACGGGGDPSGPPVVVNPPTVRGVTVTPVTATIRVGETQSLSAGVDAINGAGTGVTWSSESPTVATVNSTGLVTAIGIGTATIRATAAADTRVSTTATITVQAARNITVSPTAVSLGTAQTQALQATVQIDAGLPTTVTWRTSAATIATVSAAGVVSGVAQGTATITAVAVGDTTLRATVTVNVVPVVRTVAVSPTTASLFISASQQLTATVTADAGAVQTVTWRSSNPAAATVSATGLVTAIALGSTTVTVLSTADTTRRATSAITVAARPVTVSIAQRNVGINPGTSTTLTAVVSADPGVATGVTWSSSAGGVATISAQGVVSAVSVGSTLITATSVADGTKRDTVTLNVVPRLAAAWSATRLGGVLRDDLLSIFAVSAANVFAIDLQGDVYRWNGTTWTLSLSNSADYLALHGSSATNIIAVGTNGAIARWNGTAWSAMTSGTTQTLNAVWVESQTVAWAAGNNGTVLQLATNTWSTETTNSTQTLNGVWGGDNVVYAVGANTEVLRRVGATWARVAVPSSELLYGVHGNSAADVVIVGTNGTLLRWNGTAWSVLGVGGLAGNLYHVSGSAANGGRRYLVGDGGVAQLDGITAALVSTPYAPQLFGVSVDATGTAWTSGERGSVLRSADGGGATWTTNNLAPDLLDVWTAAADNALAVGEFGFVYRWNGSNWTKVTVPTQATLTSVWTTTTGEGFIGGESGIMLRLIGSAWVPMAFPSVSTVSALWGTNGGNVYATTKAGEIYRFNGSAWTLLTTAPSPLWAVYGTSAADVYAAGENGAVWRLNGAVFTALPAPATGTLAGIWLTAATNVFTDGANAAGTTGIAYRYNGTAWSSLQPGATPALTALWGPSEFDLYATGDNGTILRFNGNTWTSMPTGTTDLLWSVSGAPNASAGFAVGINSTIVAASGSSAFRAAIRATSDAPALGSLEPSASARVRRGPQPHGIARKRKSSR; translated from the coding sequence ATGCACTCAGCCCTGTCGTCTTCCCGGATCCGTTTCACGTCGAGCCTACGTCGTGTCCGCTCCGTCGCGCTTACGCTCGCGGTGGCGGCGTGCGGTGGCGGCGGCGATCCCTCCGGGCCGCCGGTCGTCGTGAATCCACCCACGGTGCGCGGCGTGACCGTCACGCCCGTCACGGCCACCATTCGCGTGGGCGAAACGCAATCGCTCAGCGCCGGCGTCGATGCCATCAATGGCGCCGGCACCGGCGTGACGTGGAGCAGCGAGTCACCCACCGTGGCCACGGTGAACAGTACCGGACTTGTCACGGCCATCGGCATCGGCACGGCCACCATCCGCGCCACGGCCGCGGCCGACACGCGCGTGAGCACGACGGCCACGATCACGGTGCAGGCGGCGCGCAACATCACCGTCAGTCCGACCGCGGTGTCGCTGGGCACGGCGCAGACGCAGGCGCTGCAGGCCACCGTACAAATCGACGCCGGACTTCCCACCACGGTGACGTGGCGAACCAGTGCCGCCACCATCGCCACGGTATCGGCTGCTGGCGTGGTGTCGGGTGTGGCGCAGGGCACGGCCACCATCACCGCCGTTGCGGTCGGAGACACCACCCTGCGCGCGACCGTGACCGTCAACGTGGTGCCCGTCGTGCGCACCGTCGCCGTGTCGCCGACCACGGCATCGTTGTTCATCAGCGCCTCACAGCAACTCACCGCGACGGTCACCGCCGACGCCGGTGCGGTGCAGACGGTGACCTGGCGTTCCAGCAATCCGGCCGCCGCCACTGTGAGCGCCACCGGCCTCGTGACCGCCATCGCGCTGGGCAGCACCACCGTCACGGTACTCTCCACCGCCGATACCACGCGCCGCGCCACCAGTGCGATTACCGTAGCCGCGCGCCCGGTCACGGTGAGCATTGCGCAGCGCAACGTCGGCATTAATCCCGGCACCAGCACCACGCTCACGGCCGTCGTCAGTGCGGATCCCGGTGTCGCCACCGGCGTGACCTGGAGCTCCAGCGCGGGTGGTGTCGCCACGATCTCGGCGCAGGGAGTCGTAAGCGCGGTGAGCGTGGGCAGCACGCTGATCACCGCCACGTCGGTGGCCGATGGCACGAAACGCGACACGGTGACGCTGAATGTCGTGCCTCGACTGGCCGCGGCGTGGAGCGCGACGCGACTGGGCGGTGTGTTGCGCGACGATCTGTTGTCGATCTTCGCGGTGAGCGCGGCGAACGTGTTTGCCATCGACCTGCAAGGCGACGTCTATCGCTGGAACGGCACCACGTGGACGCTGTCGCTGTCGAACAGTGCCGATTATCTGGCGCTGCATGGCTCGTCGGCCACGAACATCATCGCGGTGGGCACCAACGGTGCGATAGCGCGCTGGAACGGCACCGCGTGGAGCGCGATGACATCGGGCACCACCCAGACGCTCAACGCAGTCTGGGTAGAGAGCCAAACCGTGGCGTGGGCGGCCGGCAACAACGGTACCGTGCTGCAGCTGGCCACCAACACATGGAGCACGGAAACCACCAACTCCACGCAGACCCTGAACGGCGTTTGGGGCGGCGACAACGTGGTGTATGCCGTGGGCGCGAATACGGAAGTCCTGCGTCGCGTGGGGGCCACGTGGGCGCGCGTAGCGGTGCCGAGCTCGGAGCTGCTGTACGGCGTGCACGGCAACAGCGCCGCCGATGTGGTCATCGTGGGCACCAACGGCACGCTCCTGCGCTGGAACGGCACGGCGTGGTCGGTGCTCGGTGTCGGCGGATTGGCCGGCAACCTGTACCACGTGAGCGGCTCGGCCGCCAACGGTGGACGTCGCTATCTGGTCGGCGACGGCGGTGTCGCGCAGCTCGATGGCATCACTGCAGCGCTGGTGAGCACCCCGTATGCGCCGCAGCTGTTTGGTGTGAGCGTGGATGCCACGGGTACCGCATGGACGAGTGGCGAACGGGGATCGGTGCTACGCAGTGCCGACGGTGGCGGGGCCACCTGGACCACGAACAATTTGGCGCCCGATCTGCTCGACGTGTGGACGGCCGCGGCCGATAACGCGTTGGCGGTCGGTGAGTTCGGGTTCGTGTATCGCTGGAACGGCAGCAACTGGACCAAAGTCACGGTGCCCACGCAGGCTACGCTCACGAGCGTGTGGACGACCACGACCGGCGAGGGGTTCATCGGCGGCGAATCGGGCATCATGCTGCGACTGATCGGCAGCGCGTGGGTGCCGATGGCCTTTCCCAGTGTGAGTACGGTTTCGGCGCTTTGGGGCACGAACGGCGGCAACGTGTATGCGACCACGAAGGCCGGCGAGATCTATCGCTTCAACGGATCGGCGTGGACGCTGCTGACCACCGCCCCTTCGCCGCTGTGGGCGGTCTACGGGACATCGGCGGCCGACGTGTATGCCGCTGGCGAGAATGGCGCAGTCTGGCGACTGAACGGTGCGGTCTTCACGGCACTCCCCGCACCTGCCACCGGCACGTTGGCCGGCATCTGGCTCACGGCCGCCACGAACGTGTTCACCGACGGCGCGAACGCCGCGGGTACGACCGGTATCGCCTACCGCTACAACGGCACCGCGTGGTCGTCGCTGCAGCCGGGCGCGACGCCAGCGCTCACGGCGCTCTGGGGCCCGAGTGAATTCGATCTCTACGCAACGGGCGACAACGGTACGATCCTGCGCTTCAACGGCAATACGTGGACGTCGATGCCCACCGGGACGACGGACCTGCTGTGGAGCGTGTCGGGTGCACCGAATGCGTCCGCAGGATTTGCGGTCGGCATCAACAGCACGATCGTCGCCGCGAGTGGATCCTCGGCGTTTCGTGCGGCCATTCGCGCGACATCGGATGCGCCAGCACTCGGGTCACTCGAGCCGTCTGCTTCCGCTCGCGTACGCCGCGGTCCGCAGCCACACGGCATCGCACGCAAACGCAAGTCATCGCGCTAG
- a CDS encoding aspartate ammonia-lyase, whose protein sequence is MTTPAEIADALRATSFLEGFTDAHLWKLSRHVTPLTLVPDDTIFNEGEARQRFAILLSGAVAIEKSSDGRTTRLVTLGAGEAVGEGLLLDDSAHGTTARVIMPGTAMVLARDQLDDITREAPQLYAALVARAARAISARLRRADATLVGRGRTLGFGGHRTRQEHDLLGERDVPYEALYGVQTLRALENFPITGIPLREFPVLIESLAAVKEAAAQTNLELGLLEQEHADVIIRAAREIRAGRHHEHFLVDMIQGGAGTSTNMNANEVIANRALELSNQQRGAYDVISPNDHVNLSQSTNDVYPTAVRIALHKSLSGFRIELARLADAFGAKGVEFAPLIKMGRTQMQDAVPMTLGQEFMAFSHTLQEDVDRLGEAQSLIREINLGATAIGTGINAPPGYAALACKHLAVIAEVPVITAFDLVEATSDTGAFVQLSGVMKRTATKLSKICNDLRLLSSGPRAGFGEINLPAMQPGSSIMPGKVNPVIPEVVNQVCFEVIGGDVTVTMAAEAGQLQLNAFEPVIAYRLLRGIDMLRNACLVLRERCVTGITANADRMRYFVEHSIGIVTALVPVLGYEIATDIAKTALASGRGVFDLVLERKLLTREQLDEILNPAAMTAPRDTQEFSTVTIPPA, encoded by the coding sequence ATGACCACTCCGGCCGAAATCGCCGATGCGCTGCGCGCGACCTCGTTTCTCGAGGGCTTCACCGACGCGCACCTCTGGAAGCTTTCGCGGCACGTCACGCCGCTCACGCTCGTCCCTGACGACACCATTTTCAACGAAGGCGAAGCCCGCCAGCGCTTCGCGATCTTGTTGAGCGGTGCCGTCGCCATCGAGAAGTCGTCGGATGGTCGCACCACGCGCCTCGTCACCCTGGGTGCCGGCGAAGCGGTCGGTGAAGGCCTGCTGCTCGATGACTCCGCCCACGGCACCACCGCGCGCGTGATCATGCCGGGCACCGCGATGGTGCTGGCCCGCGATCAGCTCGACGACATCACGCGTGAAGCGCCGCAGCTCTACGCAGCGCTGGTGGCCCGTGCCGCTCGCGCGATTTCGGCACGTCTGCGCCGTGCCGATGCCACACTCGTGGGCCGCGGCCGCACGCTTGGCTTCGGCGGCCACCGCACCCGCCAGGAACACGACCTGCTTGGCGAGCGCGACGTGCCCTATGAAGCGCTGTACGGCGTGCAGACGCTGCGCGCGCTCGAGAATTTCCCCATCACCGGCATTCCACTTCGAGAATTCCCGGTGCTGATCGAGTCGTTGGCGGCAGTGAAAGAGGCGGCCGCGCAAACCAACCTCGAACTCGGTCTGCTGGAACAGGAGCATGCCGATGTGATTATCCGCGCCGCCCGCGAAATACGCGCCGGCCGTCATCACGAGCACTTTCTGGTAGACATGATTCAGGGAGGGGCCGGCACCTCCACCAACATGAACGCCAACGAAGTGATCGCGAATCGCGCGCTCGAGCTCAGCAATCAGCAACGTGGCGCGTATGACGTGATCTCACCCAACGATCACGTCAATCTCAGCCAGTCCACCAACGACGTGTATCCCACGGCGGTGCGCATTGCGCTGCACAAGAGCCTGTCGGGCTTCCGCATTGAATTGGCGCGCCTGGCGGATGCCTTCGGCGCCAAGGGCGTCGAGTTCGCGCCGCTGATCAAGATGGGGCGCACGCAGATGCAGGATGCGGTGCCGATGACGCTCGGTCAGGAGTTCATGGCCTTTTCGCATACCCTGCAGGAAGACGTGGACCGCCTGGGCGAAGCCCAGTCGTTGATTCGCGAGATCAATCTTGGCGCGACCGCGATCGGCACCGGGATCAATGCGCCGCCGGGCTATGCGGCGCTGGCGTGCAAACATCTCGCCGTGATCGCCGAGGTCCCCGTGATCACGGCGTTCGACCTGGTGGAAGCAACCAGCGACACGGGCGCCTTCGTGCAGCTCTCGGGCGTCATGAAGCGCACGGCTACCAAGCTGTCGAAGATCTGCAACGATCTGCGCCTGCTGTCGTCGGGGCCGCGAGCCGGATTCGGCGAGATCAACCTGCCGGCGATGCAGCCTGGCTCGTCGATCATGCCGGGCAAGGTGAACCCGGTCATTCCCGAAGTCGTGAATCAGGTGTGCTTCGAAGTGATCGGCGGCGACGTCACGGTCACGATGGCGGCCGAAGCGGGGCAGCTGCAGCTCAACGCGTTCGAGCCCGTGATCGCGTATCGATTGCTGCGCGGCATCGACATGCTGCGCAACGCGTGCCTCGTGCTGCGTGAGCGGTGCGTAACCGGCATCACCGCCAATGCCGACCGCATGCGTTACTTCGTGGAGCATTCGATCGGCATCGTGACGGCGTTGGTGCCCGTGCTCGGTTATGAAATCGCGACCGACATTGCGAAGACGGCCCTCGCCAGTGGACGCGGCGTCTTCGACCTGGTGCTCGAGCGCAAGCTGCTCACGCGCGAGCAGCTCGACGAGATCCTCAATCCGGCGGCCATGACCGCGCCGCGCGACACGCAGGAATTCAGCACGGTCACCATTCCGCCGGCGTAA
- the dacB gene encoding D-alanyl-D-alanine carboxypeptidase/D-alanyl-D-alanine-endopeptidase, which translates to MTPFRLTSTVRRRTLALFAGLLVVAPPHAEANAASGSASATAITALAVQSRSTRQTKRPTPKKKTPAKRSTRSTRAGRTRAPIVPVLRFTSPRGEAALTSDLTTLLGSRTKNGAWGAMVISISRGDTLFAHGADSKMVPASTMKLFTSAIAFEKLGPEHTFSTDVLRDGPLEANGVVRGNLVLRGDGDPSLSPRFVRGGPDASMSMLARFVAGAGIKRVTGDLVADASALELRGIPEGWLTRYAGAGYAAPFSALTLNENIVIVGVTAGGSGGAATVFLEPATRGLTITNTVRTVAGSSTRISAHRAGNDRVVVSGTIGARAGTVRYQLVVGDPATFTGGAFRAALEEQGITVDGALRVGRTPDNATLVTSLPSPPLARLISTMNRESINIFAELLFRGAARGADKQTLGSAENASATLNEFMVRQVGAAPDAVSVTDGSGLSVLDRVTPRSLVQLLAHAHRAPWGSAFHASLPVAGESELLRNRMRATPAQGNLHAKTGTTNDVIGLSGYVTAENGEILAFAFLYNGKDRWHARETIDAMGPTMAAFSRE; encoded by the coding sequence ATGACGCCTTTCCGGCTCACCAGTACCGTTCGCCGTCGTACGCTCGCCCTGTTCGCGGGCCTTCTTGTCGTCGCGCCGCCTCACGCCGAGGCGAACGCCGCCTCCGGGTCCGCATCGGCGACCGCGATCACCGCGCTGGCGGTGCAGTCGCGATCGACGAGGCAAACCAAGCGCCCCACCCCCAAGAAGAAGACGCCGGCGAAGCGCAGCACTCGCAGCACACGCGCGGGCCGTACCCGCGCGCCCATCGTCCCAGTGTTGCGCTTCACGTCCCCACGTGGCGAAGCGGCGCTCACCAGCGATCTGACCACGTTGCTGGGCAGTCGCACGAAGAACGGGGCATGGGGCGCGATGGTGATCAGCATTTCGCGCGGCGATACGCTGTTTGCGCACGGAGCTGACAGCAAGATGGTGCCGGCCAGCACCATGAAATTGTTCACCTCCGCCATCGCGTTCGAAAAGCTTGGCCCTGAACACACGTTCAGTACCGATGTGCTGCGCGACGGGCCGCTGGAGGCCAATGGGGTGGTGCGGGGCAACCTCGTGCTCCGCGGTGATGGCGACCCGTCGCTGTCGCCGCGCTTCGTGCGTGGTGGCCCCGACGCGTCGATGAGCATGTTGGCGCGCTTTGTGGCTGGCGCCGGCATCAAGCGCGTCACCGGCGACCTGGTGGCCGACGCCTCGGCGCTCGAGCTGCGCGGCATCCCCGAGGGCTGGCTCACGCGCTACGCTGGTGCCGGCTACGCGGCCCCGTTCTCGGCGCTCACGCTCAATGAGAACATCGTGATCGTGGGTGTCACGGCGGGCGGCTCGGGCGGCGCGGCCACGGTGTTCCTCGAACCGGCCACCCGGGGGCTGACCATCACCAACACGGTGCGCACCGTGGCCGGCAGCAGCACGCGCATCAGCGCCCATCGCGCCGGCAACGATCGCGTGGTGGTCTCGGGCACGATCGGCGCGCGCGCCGGTACGGTGCGCTATCAACTCGTGGTCGGCGATCCGGCCACGTTCACCGGCGGGGCGTTCCGCGCCGCGCTGGAGGAGCAGGGCATCACGGTGGACGGCGCCCTGCGCGTGGGGCGCACCCCGGACAACGCGACGCTCGTGACGAGCTTGCCATCGCCGCCGCTGGCGCGCCTGATCTCGACAATGAACCGCGAGAGCATCAACATCTTTGCCGAACTCCTGTTCCGCGGCGCGGCGCGTGGCGCCGACAAGCAGACGCTGGGATCGGCCGAGAATGCATCGGCCACCCTGAACGAGTTCATGGTACGCCAAGTCGGTGCCGCGCCCGACGCGGTGAGCGTCACTGATGGCAGCGGCCTGTCCGTCCTCGACCGCGTCACCCCGCGCAGCCTGGTGCAGTTGCTGGCCCACGCCCACCGTGCCCCCTGGGGCAGCGCGTTCCACGCGTCGTTGCCGGTGGCCGGTGAATCCGAACTGCTGCGCAACCGCATGCGCGCCACGCCGGCCCAAGGCAACCTGCACGCGAAGACCGGCACGACGAACGACGTGATCGGCCTGTCGGGCTATGTGACCGCTGAAAACGGCGAAATCCTGGCCTTCGCGTTCCTGTACAACGGTAAGGATCGCTGGCACGCCCGCGAGACGATCGACGCCATGGGCCCCACGATGGCGGCGTTCTCGCGCGAGTGA
- a CDS encoding Ig-like domain-containing protein, which yields MRVSPNKYGSRSTLRRAARWISPVTLGSMLAIGLHACAVPADGVTGSSGNGTGGTPTRFESSTGALNLNAVGASQSITVTARDRSGNAIAGVPVTWTSSDATIADVAGSGSTAMVTARAPGRATIRARTGDLVLEISVGVLAVRKITIAPQAVSVIAGGQLPLNATVDADAGALLDLRWLSDNPSIAAVNTQGIVTGVAPGNTIIRVNAVGDVRVTTTAQVTVTSAGSIAIAPSTLSMGTGEQRTLAASVNLEPGLSTALTWRSQNNAVVTVSSTGVVTGVSVGSTLITAVSVADTTRRGTAAVTIVPVVRDLDITPAAATIFTGDTRQLGVNFTADPGASQLVIWRSSNATVAAVSSSGLVSGVSAGTAIITAISAADTTKRATSLFTVRYAAAVSVSPAAATVGVGGTRTIVANVTTENGATTAVTWRSSNASVATVSATGVVTGIAVGSAEVSAVAVADTSRRATSTITVAAVVRSVSVTPGTSAMLAGQTVQLVPTVVADAPLSTAVTYRSSNSAVASVSAAGQVTAIALGSTSVIVQSVADTTMRDTAFVSVSNGLATTWAATRLGGALYEDVVSLRGIDANSAFAVNSVGDVFRWNGSTWSVAVRGASYGTQFLAVHGSSSSNVMAVGTNGVTIHFDGSIWSIESSGTTNRLNSVFMESTISGFAVGENGTALRWNGSAWSVNSTGSTQTLNSVWASGGIAFAVGANGEVLRFGNGSWSRQTVPTTESLSGVSGITSSNVVAVGAFGTILSFSGGTWTTVNSNGIVADLYAVSAVSASDTRLYIASDDGLLLLNSGTLTRVTTPYTPRMFAVSADAAGQVWAGGQRGSVQRLATGTWETVGLAPDLIDAWTTSATNAWAVGEFGFIYRWNGSVWARQATPTTATLNAVWGASSTEAFAAGDNGTMLRFNGATWTAMSFPSTASVYGLWGTSGSNVYAVTAAGEVVRYNGSSWAVAATSSNALWAIHGSSPTEIVATGENGAALRLSTGGWSTVNVNTTGTLAGVWSSGTGATAVGAAASGSSGVAFSLSGTSWSSISTGSSRVLTSVWGPNAADLYATGEQGTLLRYNGSSWNALTTGTTDLLWSVTGAPSGIGGAFAVGYNSTVVAGSNSASFSTTMVRAMSVAKGIALDPSAGARTVRGPLPSGKARKSRGKR from the coding sequence ATGCGTGTTTCCCCGAACAAGTACGGCTCGCGCTCGACGCTTCGTCGCGCAGCCCGTTGGATCTCGCCGGTCACGCTCGGATCGATGCTCGCCATCGGTCTGCACGCGTGCGCCGTGCCGGCCGATGGCGTCACGGGTAGTTCCGGCAACGGCACCGGCGGTACGCCCACGCGTTTCGAGAGTTCGACTGGCGCACTCAATCTGAATGCCGTCGGCGCGTCGCAATCGATCACGGTCACGGCCCGCGACCGGTCGGGTAACGCGATCGCCGGCGTACCGGTCACTTGGACGAGCTCCGATGCCACGATCGCCGATGTCGCGGGAAGTGGGTCGACCGCGATGGTCACGGCGCGTGCGCCGGGCCGAGCGACGATTCGTGCCCGCACCGGCGATCTGGTGCTCGAGATCAGCGTCGGCGTACTCGCCGTTCGCAAGATCACGATCGCGCCGCAGGCGGTATCGGTGATCGCCGGGGGTCAGCTGCCGCTCAACGCCACGGTCGATGCTGACGCCGGCGCGTTGCTGGATCTCCGCTGGCTCTCCGACAATCCGTCGATCGCGGCGGTGAACACGCAGGGTATCGTGACCGGTGTGGCGCCCGGCAACACCATCATTCGCGTGAATGCCGTCGGCGATGTCCGTGTGACCACTACCGCGCAGGTGACCGTGACGTCGGCGGGTTCGATCGCCATCGCACCATCTACGTTGTCGATGGGCACCGGCGAGCAGCGCACGCTCGCCGCTTCGGTCAATCTCGAGCCCGGCCTCAGCACCGCGCTCACGTGGCGCAGCCAGAACAACGCCGTCGTGACGGTCTCGTCGACCGGTGTCGTTACCGGCGTCTCAGTGGGCAGCACGCTCATTACCGCGGTGTCCGTCGCCGACACCACGCGCCGCGGCACGGCCGCCGTCACGATCGTGCCGGTGGTACGCGATCTCGATATCACGCCCGCCGCCGCCACGATCTTCACCGGCGACACACGCCAACTCGGCGTCAACTTTACTGCTGATCCCGGCGCTTCGCAGTTGGTGATCTGGCGGTCGAGCAACGCCACGGTCGCCGCCGTGTCATCGTCTGGGCTGGTCAGTGGGGTGTCGGCCGGTACGGCTATCATCACCGCGATCTCCGCGGCCGACACGACCAAGCGCGCCACGTCGTTGTTCACCGTGCGCTATGCGGCCGCGGTGAGTGTTTCACCGGCGGCGGCCACCGTCGGCGTGGGTGGTACGCGTACGATCGTCGCAAACGTCACCACGGAGAACGGCGCCACCACGGCCGTCACGTGGCGTAGCAGTAATGCCTCAGTCGCGACGGTCTCGGCAACGGGTGTCGTAACCGGTATCGCTGTCGGGTCGGCTGAAGTCAGCGCCGTCGCCGTCGCGGATACCTCGCGCCGCGCGACGTCCACGATCACGGTCGCGGCTGTCGTGCGGTCGGTCAGCGTCACGCCCGGCACGTCGGCCATGCTGGCCGGACAAACCGTGCAGTTGGTACCGACGGTGGTGGCAGATGCCCCATTGTCGACGGCGGTGACCTATCGCAGCTCGAACAGCGCGGTAGCCAGCGTGAGCGCGGCCGGACAGGTCACGGCGATCGCGCTCGGCAGCACCAGCGTTATCGTGCAGTCGGTGGCCGACACCACGATGCGTGATACCGCCTTCGTGTCGGTGTCCAACGGCCTCGCAACGACGTGGGCCGCCACGCGTCTCGGCGGCGCGCTCTACGAAGATGTCGTCTCGCTGCGCGGGATCGACGCCAACAGTGCCTTCGCGGTCAACAGCGTGGGTGACGTGTTCCGGTGGAATGGCAGCACCTGGTCGGTCGCCGTACGCGGCGCCTCGTACGGAACGCAATTCCTGGCCGTGCACGGATCGTCGTCCAGCAACGTCATGGCGGTGGGCACGAACGGGGTCACGATCCACTTCGATGGCTCGATCTGGAGCATCGAGAGCTCGGGTACCACGAACCGCTTGAACAGCGTGTTCATGGAGAGCACGATCAGCGGCTTCGCGGTAGGCGAGAATGGCACCGCGCTGCGCTGGAATGGGTCGGCGTGGAGCGTCAACAGCACCGGATCGACGCAGACGCTGAACAGTGTATGGGCGAGCGGTGGCATCGCGTTCGCGGTGGGCGCGAACGGCGAAGTGCTTCGCTTCGGCAATGGCAGCTGGTCGCGTCAGACGGTCCCGACCACCGAGTCACTCAGCGGCGTGTCGGGCATTACCAGCTCCAACGTGGTGGCCGTCGGCGCGTTCGGCACGATCCTGTCGTTCAGCGGCGGTACTTGGACGACCGTGAACAGCAACGGCATCGTGGCCGACCTGTATGCCGTCAGCGCGGTGTCGGCCAGCGATACGCGGCTCTATATCGCCAGCGATGATGGCTTGCTCCTGCTGAACAGTGGCACGCTCACCCGAGTGACCACGCCGTACACCCCGCGCATGTTCGCGGTGTCGGCCGACGCCGCCGGTCAGGTGTGGGCGGGCGGACAGCGCGGCAGCGTACAGCGTCTCGCGACCGGAACGTGGGAGACGGTCGGACTGGCTCCCGACCTGATCGACGCCTGGACGACGTCAGCCACCAATGCGTGGGCGGTCGGCGAATTCGGATTCATCTATCGGTGGAACGGATCGGTGTGGGCGCGACAGGCCACGCCGACCACGGCCACGCTGAACGCGGTCTGGGGTGCCAGCAGCACCGAAGCCTTCGCGGCCGGCGACAACGGCACCATGCTGCGCTTCAATGGCGCAACGTGGACGGCCATGAGCTTCCCGTCCACCGCCAGCGTGTACGGTCTGTGGGGCACCAGCGGATCGAATGTGTACGCGGTGACGGCGGCGGGTGAGGTCGTCCGCTACAACGGCTCGTCGTGGGCCGTTGCCGCCACGAGCAGCAATGCGCTGTGGGCCATTCACGGTTCGTCGCCCACGGAGATCGTCGCCACGGGCGAGAATGGAGCGGCCCTCCGGCTGAGCACTGGTGGCTGGAGCACCGTCAACGTGAACACGACGGGCACGCTCGCCGGCGTCTGGTCGAGCGGCACGGGCGCCACCGCGGTCGGCGCCGCGGCGTCGGGGAGCAGCGGGGTCGCGTTCTCCCTGAGCGGCACGTCGTGGTCGTCGATTTCGACCGGCAGCAGCCGGGTACTCACGTCGGTCTGGGGCCCGAACGCCGCTGATCTCTACGCCACGGGCGAACAGGGCACGCTTTTGCGCTACAACGGCTCCTCGTGGAACGCCCTGACCACCGGCACCACGGACTTGCTCTGGAGCGTCACCGGCGCCCCCAGCGGCATCGGCGGGGCGTTCGCGGTCGGCTACAACAGCACCGTGGTCGCCGGCTCCAATAGCGCGTCGTTCTCGACCACCATGGTCCGTGCCATGAGCGTGGCCAAGGGCATCGCCCTCGACCCGTCAGCCGGCGCCCGCACCGTTCGCGGACCGCTGCCGAGCGGCAAGGCCCGCAAGTCGCGGGGCAAGCGGTAG